In the genome of Nitrospira sp. MA-1, one region contains:
- the rsmA gene encoding 16S rRNA (adenine(1518)-N(6)/adenine(1519)-N(6))-dimethyltransferase RsmA — protein sequence MMAPLPPYPRKRLGQHFLIDPNLLRKIIDLADLQPNDYVCEIGPGGGALTRLLCQSARQVLALEVDPRMVDFLKEEFSGYSNLDIREHDALRYPFDQLPEPAVVVANLPYNISTPIMFRLLEARPKIRRMVLTVQLEVAKRLTANPNTKDYGVLSVMAQRLADVRFGFPVSRKCFRPVPDVDSGVVRLDIRFSQPSFGQEADAFASLVRAAFGQRRKTLLNALRGAGFPLICLERAQERTGIMLTRRAETLSVGEFQNLSEALNDPTFPSTS from the coding sequence ATGATGGCACCGCTTCCTCCTTATCCGCGCAAACGGCTCGGTCAACATTTCCTTATTGACCCCAATTTACTCCGAAAAATTATCGATCTGGCGGATCTCCAGCCGAATGATTATGTCTGTGAAATTGGACCGGGGGGCGGCGCCTTAACCAGATTGTTGTGCCAATCGGCAAGGCAGGTGTTAGCCCTGGAAGTCGATCCCCGTATGGTGGATTTTTTGAAAGAGGAATTTTCGGGATATTCGAATCTTGATATTCGAGAACACGATGCGCTTCGTTATCCCTTCGATCAACTACCGGAACCTGCTGTCGTAGTGGCCAATCTGCCCTATAATATTTCAACCCCCATTATGTTTCGGTTATTAGAAGCCCGGCCAAAGATCCGTCGGATGGTTTTAACTGTACAGCTGGAAGTCGCAAAACGGTTAACCGCCAACCCCAATACTAAAGACTATGGGGTGCTCTCGGTTATGGCGCAGCGTTTAGCTGATGTCCGTTTCGGTTTCCCCGTGTCTCGAAAATGCTTTCGCCCCGTTCCTGATGTAGATTCCGGAGTTGTACGGTTGGATATTCGTTTTTCTCAGCCTTCCTTTGGGCAGGAAGCCGACGCGTTTGCTTCGCTGGTACGGGCGGCATTTGGGCAACGGCGAAAAACCCTCCTCAACGCACTACGAGGGGCGGGTTTTCCTTTGATCTGCTTGGAAAGGGCTCAAGAGCGTACAGGTATCATGTTGACCCGACGAGCGGAAACGCTGTCGGTGGGGGAGTTTCAGAATTTAAGTGAAGCGCTCAATGACCCGACGTTTCCTTCCACTTCTTAA
- a CDS encoding DNA translocase FtsK 4TM domain-containing protein has protein sequence MSIFPSSKSKTTKDQPKGFSILTTQVVGILLATLGILGLLSMATFSPADPILFNDYPSSNSVPENAVGPIGATLAFSLLTVVGGGAYVVPLLLVMLGLSVLWGEKIRITSGSLLGSLIGVLSVSALLHLQFSAGPQISGMDVLGVGQGGVVGQWVAVGLGSYLAVTGATILLGALLLIAFLLLVPVSIGQIVRTTLNFGGRLKNTLVESVKERDWWASDAQPKMNKSIRINRQLAARGGIGTMVLETLEPKSKLSKVKDDPPATIEIAPTLPILEEVDDTFISRRQISKSYQMPSPVDLLDTHAARAAHQTDAVLKSQSEILVNTLASFGIEGGVTDVHPGPVITMYEFAPGPGIKVARIVNLADDLAMALKALKVRVVAPLPGKSTVGIEVPNPQRETVGLKEMLTSEAFTRARSKLALALGKDIFGRPVVTDLRTMPHLLVAGATGSGKSVGLNCLLLNILFTAHPDEVKLLLIDPKVLELQVYDGVPHLIRPVITNPKEAARGLGWVVQEMERRYQVLAELGVRNIDAYNKKVTDSQETGSPLRTMKKLSKGQSMNVEEGAPLLESSQEERVLLPYIVVVIDEFADLIMVAPKDIEDRIARLAQMARASGIHLVLATQRPSVDVVTGLIKANFPARIAYQVSSKIDSRTILDANGAESLLGKGDMLFLSSGTGGINRLHGPYVSDEEVRGVVEWVKSQATPVYDPVALESVQEPSVDEQERDETYERARELVMTTGQASASFIQRRLRVGYPRAARMIEQMEEEGLVSAPGRDGRREVLARSTAIAEIG, from the coding sequence ATGAGTATCTTCCCTAGTTCGAAGAGCAAGACAACAAAGGACCAACCTAAGGGATTTTCTATTTTAACTACACAAGTTGTAGGAATTTTGCTTGCCACCTTGGGTATTCTGGGCCTACTCAGCATGGCCACCTTTTCTCCAGCCGATCCGATCCTTTTTAATGACTACCCCTCATCAAATTCTGTTCCCGAAAATGCGGTAGGCCCGATTGGGGCTACTCTCGCGTTTTCCCTCTTAACTGTTGTGGGAGGGGGAGCCTATGTTGTGCCTTTGCTGCTTGTTATGTTGGGTTTAAGTGTTTTATGGGGCGAAAAAATTCGTATTACGTCAGGAAGTCTTCTTGGATCGCTGATTGGAGTTCTATCTGTCAGTGCGCTGCTACATCTTCAATTTTCAGCCGGGCCTCAAATATCCGGGATGGATGTGCTAGGAGTTGGCCAAGGTGGAGTTGTGGGACAATGGGTGGCGGTCGGACTCGGGTCGTATCTGGCGGTCACCGGTGCCACGATCCTGTTAGGGGCACTGTTACTGATTGCTTTTCTTTTGCTTGTGCCGGTATCGATTGGGCAAATTGTTCGAACAACCCTGAATTTCGGGGGACGCCTCAAAAATACCCTGGTGGAGTCGGTGAAAGAGCGAGACTGGTGGGCATCAGATGCCCAACCAAAAATGAATAAATCCATACGGATTAATCGTCAATTGGCTGCCCGTGGGGGTATTGGCACGATGGTATTGGAAACTTTGGAACCCAAATCCAAGTTATCCAAGGTAAAAGATGATCCCCCAGCCACAATCGAGATTGCACCTACTCTCCCCATCCTGGAGGAAGTCGACGACACCTTTATCTCTCGCAGGCAAATTTCAAAGTCCTATCAAATGCCTTCCCCCGTTGACCTCTTGGATACTCATGCTGCGCGGGCCGCGCACCAGACTGATGCGGTGCTGAAATCCCAGTCCGAAATTCTCGTGAACACGTTGGCAAGTTTTGGGATTGAGGGGGGCGTCACGGATGTGCACCCCGGACCGGTGATTACTATGTATGAATTTGCTCCCGGCCCCGGCATCAAAGTCGCCCGCATTGTAAATTTGGCGGATGATCTGGCCATGGCCTTAAAAGCCTTAAAGGTTCGAGTGGTGGCTCCTCTCCCAGGAAAATCCACAGTAGGTATTGAGGTACCGAATCCTCAACGGGAAACGGTTGGATTGAAAGAGATGTTGACATCGGAGGCTTTCACCCGGGCTCGCTCAAAGCTGGCTTTGGCCTTGGGAAAAGATATCTTTGGGCGACCGGTGGTGACGGATCTCCGAACCATGCCCCATTTGTTAGTAGCAGGTGCGACGGGGTCAGGCAAAAGTGTGGGGCTGAACTGCCTGTTATTGAATATCCTGTTTACCGCGCATCCCGATGAGGTGAAGCTCCTGTTAATCGATCCAAAAGTGTTGGAATTGCAGGTGTATGATGGGGTTCCGCACCTCATTCGCCCGGTTATCACGAATCCTAAAGAGGCGGCTCGTGGGCTTGGGTGGGTCGTACAGGAAATGGAGCGGCGTTACCAGGTGTTAGCGGAATTGGGAGTTCGAAATATTGATGCCTATAATAAAAAAGTTACCGACTCTCAGGAGACAGGTTCTCCACTTCGAACCATGAAGAAATTGAGCAAGGGCCAGTCGATGAATGTGGAGGAAGGGGCACCCTTGTTGGAGTCTTCGCAGGAAGAGCGGGTTCTGTTGCCCTACATCGTGGTGGTCATTGATGAGTTTGCCGATCTGATTATGGTGGCTCCGAAGGATATTGAAGATCGCATTGCCCGACTCGCCCAAATGGCCCGTGCGTCGGGCATTCATCTCGTCTTGGCAACGCAAAGACCATCCGTTGACGTCGTAACTGGGCTCATAAAGGCTAATTTCCCTGCACGTATTGCTTATCAGGTTTCTTCCAAAATTGATTCCCGGACCATTTTGGATGCGAATGGAGCAGAAAGCCTTTTGGGAAAAGGTGATATGCTGTTTTTATCTTCTGGCACCGGCGGAATTAATCGACTGCACGGTCCCTATGTCTCAGATGAGGAAGTGCGCGGGGTAGTCGAATGGGTGAAATCCCAAGCCACCCCCGTCTATGACCCGGTGGCTTTGGAGTCCGTTCAAGAACCCTCGGTGGATGAACAGGAACGAGATGAGACCTATGAGCGGGCTAGGGAATTGGTGATGACTACGGGGCAAGCCTCAGCTTCGTTTATCCAGCGTCGCTTGAGGGTAGGGTACCCACGAGCAGCCAGAATGATTGAGCAAATGGAGGAGGAAGGTCTGGTGAGTGCCCCAGGGCGTGATGGGAGACGAGAGGTCCTCGCTCGAAGTACGGCCATTGCGGAGATAGGATGA